A genomic window from Bubalus bubalis isolate 160015118507 breed Murrah chromosome X, NDDB_SH_1, whole genome shotgun sequence includes:
- the YIPF6 gene encoding protein YIPF6 isoform X3: MAEAVESPGDPGTTTPRPLFAGLSDISISQDIPVEGEITIPVRSRVREFDSSTLNESVQNTIMRDLKAVGKKFMHVLYPRKSNTLLRDWDLWGPLILCVTLALMLQRGSVDSEKDGGPQFAEVFVIVWFGAVTITLNSKLLGGNISFFQSLCVLGYCILPLTMAMLVCRLVLLAEPGPVNFMVRLFVVIIMFAWSIVASTAFLADSQPPNRKALAVYPVFLFYFVISWMILTFTPQ; this comes from the exons TTTGCAGGCCTTTCTGATATATCTATCTCACAAGACATCCCTGTGGAAGGAGAAATCACCATTCCTGTGAGATCGCGCGTTCGGGAATTTGACAGCTCCACATTAAATGAGTCTGTTCAGAATACCATT atgCGTGATCTAAAAGCTGTTGGGAAAAAATTCATGCATGTTTTGTACCCAAGGAAAAGTAATACTCTTTTGAGAGATT GGGATTTATGGGGCCCTTTGATCCTTTGTGTGACGCTTGCGTT AATGCTTCAAAGAGGCTCTGTAGATAGCGAAAAAGATGGAGGGCCCCAGTTTGCAGAAGTGTTTGTCATTGTCTGGTTTGGTGCAGTTACCATCACCCTCAACTCAAAACTTCTTGGAGGAAACAT atctttttttcaGAGCCTTTGTGTACTGGGATACTGTATACTTCCCCTGACAATGGCAATGCTGGTTTGCCGGCTGGTACTTTTGGCTGAGCCAGGACCAGTAAACTTCATGGTCCGGCTTTTTGTGGTGATCATCATGTTTGCCTGGTCTATAGTAG cttCAACTGCTTTTCTTGCTGATAGCCAGCCTCCAAACCGCAAAGCCCTTGCCGTTTAtcctgttttcttgttttattttgtcatCAGTTGGATGATTCTCACCTTCACTCCTCagtaa